A genomic segment from Glycine soja cultivar W05 chromosome 20, ASM419377v2, whole genome shotgun sequence encodes:
- the LOC114403446 gene encoding folate-biopterin transporter 1, chloroplastic-like isoform X4, which translates to MNCVYILSLIPFLPSKFSHFYPCFPRRTSIVTHSARFRRRTRRNPPDMEISGTVPSSGSSLRLSSDDGDPLLGAGKDDALTADTDLEASSSGRIASRKQKYWVSSIKLFGVELSPDNVAVAMVYFVQGVLGLARLAVNFYLKDDLHLDPAEAAVISGFSALPWLVKPLYGFISDSVPLFGYRRRSYLVLSGLLGALSWSLMATFVDNKYSAGFCILLGSLSVAFSDVVRFLSSLFLIRDSMVVERARGESQSTSGSLQSLCWGSSAFGGIVSSYFSGSLLDAYGVRFVFGVTSLLPLITSVVAVLVKEQPMFGTTRGLNILFAGPEFLESSKQRIIQLWGSVRQRSVFLPTLFIFLWQATPQSDSAMFYFTTNSLGFTPEFLGRVKLVTSIASLLGVGLYNGFLKNVPLRKIFFATTLLGSTLGMTQVFLVTGLNRKFGISDEWFAIGDSLILTVLSQASFMPVLVLAARLCPEGMEATLFATLMSVSNGGSVVGGLLGAGLTQLFGITKDRFDNLAALIILCNLSSLLPLPLLGLLPGGNPDVNEEDNSDIEMKCN; encoded by the exons ATGAATTGTGTGTATATTTTGTCTTTAATACCATTTTTACCCTCCAAATTTTCCCATTTTTATCCTTGTTTCCCACGCCGCACGTCAATTGTCACTCATTCAGCCCGATTCCGCCGGAGAACGCGTCGGAATCCGCCGGACATGGAAATCTCCGGCACCGTTCCGAGCTCGGGGTCCTCTCTCCGACTCAGCAGCGATGATGGCGATCCTCTCTTAG GAGCTGGAAAAGACGATGCTTTAACAGCGGACACAGATCTAGAGGCTTCCTCCTCTGGTCGAATTGCTTCTAGAAAGCAAAAATATTGGGTGAGCAGCATCAAATTGTTTGGGGTAGAATTATCCCCTGATAATGTTGCTGTTGCGATGGTTTATTTTGTTCAAGGTGTTTTAGGGCTTGCAAGACTGGCTGTGAACTTTTACTTAAAAGATGATTTGCATTTGGACCCTGCTGAG GCAGCTGTGATTTCTGGTTTTTCTGCATTGCCGTGGCTTGTCAAACCTCTTTACGGGTTTATTAG TGATTCTGTCCCCCTCTTTGGTTATCGAAGAAGGTCATACCTAGTTTTGTCAGGGCTGCTTGGTGCACTCTCGTGGAGTTTGATGGCTACTTTTGTTGACAACAAATATAGTGCTGGTTTTTGCATACTTCTTGGATCTCTATCTGTTGCCTTCTCAGATGTT GTGCGCTTCctatcttctttatttttaatacgtG ATTCAATGGTTGTGGAGAGGGCACGTGGTGAGTCACAAAGCACCTCGGGATCTCTTCAGTCTTTATGTTGGGGTTCTTCGGCCTTTGGTGGAATTGTGAGCTCCTACTTCAGTGGATCTTTGCTGGATGCATATGGAGTAAG GTTTGTTTTTGGTGTCACATCATTGCTTCCATTGATAACATCTGTAGTTGCTGTTCTTGTAAAAGAACAACCTATGTTTGGTACAACAAGAGGGCTAAATATTCTTTTTGCTGGGCCAGAGTTTTTGGAAAGTTCAAAACAGCGCATTATTCAGCTGTGGGGTTCTGTGCGACAGCGTAGTGTTTTTCTTcccactttatttattttcttgtggCAAGCAACTCCGCAGTCTGACTCTGCTATGTTCTACTTTAC CACAAATTCTCTTGGTTTTACCCCAGAGTTTTTGGGACGTGTCAAGCTTGTTACCTCAATTGCATCTCTGCTCGGTGTTGGTCTTTATAATGGATTTCTGAAGAATGTGCCTTTAcggaaaatattttttgcaaCTACCCTTTTAGGTTCAACTCTTGGGATGACTCAG GTTTTCCTTGTTACTGGACTAAACCGTAAGTTTGGCATTAGTGATGAGTGGTTTGCAATTGGTGATTCATTAATTCTCACTGTTTTGAGTCAG GCTTCTTTCATGCCTGTTCTTGTGCTAGCAGCAAGATTATGTCCCGAAGGAATGGAGGCAACTCTTTTCGCAACTCTCATGTCTGTATCTAATGGAGGGAGTGTTGTTGGGGGATTGTTAGGGGCGGGATTGACTCAACTATTTGGAATTACCAAGGACAGATTTGATAACTTGGCAGCTTTGATAATCCTTTGCAATCTTAGCTCATTATTGCCTCTGCCTCTTCTTGGCCTTCTCCCTGGGGGCAATCCTGATGTGAATGAGGAGGACAATTCCgatattgagatgaaatgtAATTGA
- the LOC114403446 gene encoding folate-biopterin transporter 1, chloroplastic-like isoform X5 — translation MNCVYILSLIPFLPSKFSHFYPCFPRRTSIVTHSARFRRRTRRNPPDMEISGTVPSSGSSLRLSSDDGDPLLGSRISKLQRAGKDDALTADTDLEASSSGRIASRKQKYWVSSIKLFGVELSPDNVAVAMVYFVQGVLGLARLAVNFYLKDDLHLDPAEAAVISGFSALPWLVKPLYGFISDSVPLFGYRRRSYLVLSGLLGALSWSLMATFVDNKYSAGFCILLGSLSVAFSDVVVDSMVVERARGESQSTSGSLQSLCWGSSAFGGIVSSYFSGSLLDAYGVRFVFGVTSLLPLITSVVAVLVKEQPMFGTTRGLNILFAGPEFLESSKQRIIQLWGSVRQRSVFLPTLFIFLWQATPQSDSAMFYFTTNSLGFTPEFLGRVKLVTSIASLLGVGLYNGFLKNVPLRKIFFATTLLGSTLGMTQVFLVTGLNRKFGISDEWFAIGDSLILTVLSQASFMPVLVLAARLCPEGMEATLFATLMSVSNGGSVVGGLLGAGLTQLFGITKDRFDNLAALIILCNLSSLLPLPLLGLLPGGNPDVNEEDNSDIEMKCN, via the exons ATGAATTGTGTGTATATTTTGTCTTTAATACCATTTTTACCCTCCAAATTTTCCCATTTTTATCCTTGTTTCCCACGCCGCACGTCAATTGTCACTCATTCAGCCCGATTCCGCCGGAGAACGCGTCGGAATCCGCCGGACATGGAAATCTCCGGCACCGTTCCGAGCTCGGGGTCCTCTCTCCGACTCAGCAGCGATGATGGCGATCCTCTCTTAGGTTCTCGTATCAGTAAGCTCCAAA GAGCTGGAAAAGACGATGCTTTAACAGCGGACACAGATCTAGAGGCTTCCTCCTCTGGTCGAATTGCTTCTAGAAAGCAAAAATATTGGGTGAGCAGCATCAAATTGTTTGGGGTAGAATTATCCCCTGATAATGTTGCTGTTGCGATGGTTTATTTTGTTCAAGGTGTTTTAGGGCTTGCAAGACTGGCTGTGAACTTTTACTTAAAAGATGATTTGCATTTGGACCCTGCTGAG GCAGCTGTGATTTCTGGTTTTTCTGCATTGCCGTGGCTTGTCAAACCTCTTTACGGGTTTATTAG TGATTCTGTCCCCCTCTTTGGTTATCGAAGAAGGTCATACCTAGTTTTGTCAGGGCTGCTTGGTGCACTCTCGTGGAGTTTGATGGCTACTTTTGTTGACAACAAATATAGTGCTGGTTTTTGCATACTTCTTGGATCTCTATCTGTTGCCTTCTCAGATGTT GTTGTAGATTCAATGGTTGTGGAGAGGGCACGTGGTGAGTCACAAAGCACCTCGGGATCTCTTCAGTCTTTATGTTGGGGTTCTTCGGCCTTTGGTGGAATTGTGAGCTCCTACTTCAGTGGATCTTTGCTGGATGCATATGGAGTAAG GTTTGTTTTTGGTGTCACATCATTGCTTCCATTGATAACATCTGTAGTTGCTGTTCTTGTAAAAGAACAACCTATGTTTGGTACAACAAGAGGGCTAAATATTCTTTTTGCTGGGCCAGAGTTTTTGGAAAGTTCAAAACAGCGCATTATTCAGCTGTGGGGTTCTGTGCGACAGCGTAGTGTTTTTCTTcccactttatttattttcttgtggCAAGCAACTCCGCAGTCTGACTCTGCTATGTTCTACTTTAC CACAAATTCTCTTGGTTTTACCCCAGAGTTTTTGGGACGTGTCAAGCTTGTTACCTCAATTGCATCTCTGCTCGGTGTTGGTCTTTATAATGGATTTCTGAAGAATGTGCCTTTAcggaaaatattttttgcaaCTACCCTTTTAGGTTCAACTCTTGGGATGACTCAG GTTTTCCTTGTTACTGGACTAAACCGTAAGTTTGGCATTAGTGATGAGTGGTTTGCAATTGGTGATTCATTAATTCTCACTGTTTTGAGTCAG GCTTCTTTCATGCCTGTTCTTGTGCTAGCAGCAAGATTATGTCCCGAAGGAATGGAGGCAACTCTTTTCGCAACTCTCATGTCTGTATCTAATGGAGGGAGTGTTGTTGGGGGATTGTTAGGGGCGGGATTGACTCAACTATTTGGAATTACCAAGGACAGATTTGATAACTTGGCAGCTTTGATAATCCTTTGCAATCTTAGCTCATTATTGCCTCTGCCTCTTCTTGGCCTTCTCCCTGGGGGCAATCCTGATGTGAATGAGGAGGACAATTCCgatattgagatgaaatgtAATTGA
- the LOC114403446 gene encoding folate-biopterin transporter 1, chloroplastic-like isoform X6 — translation MNCVYILSLIPFLPSKFSHFYPCFPRRTSIVTHSARFRRRTRRNPPDMEISGTVPSSGSSLRLSSDDGDPLLGSRISKLQRAGKDDALTADTDLEASSSGRIASRKQKYWAAVISGFSALPWLVKPLYGFISDSVPLFGYRRRSYLVLSGLLGALSWSLMATFVDNKYSAGFCILLGSLSVAFSDVVRFLSSLFLIRDSMVVERARGESQSTSGSLQSLCWGSSAFGGIVSSYFSGSLLDAYGVRFVFGVTSLLPLITSVVAVLVKEQPMFGTTRGLNILFAGPEFLESSKQRIIQLWGSVRQRSVFLPTLFIFLWQATPQSDSAMFYFTTNSLGFTPEFLGRVKLVTSIASLLGVGLYNGFLKNVPLRKIFFATTLLGSTLGMTQVFLVTGLNRKFGISDEWFAIGDSLILTVLSQASFMPVLVLAARLCPEGMEATLFATLMSVSNGGSVVGGLLGAGLTQLFGITKDRFDNLAALIILCNLSSLLPLPLLGLLPGGNPDVNEEDNSDIEMKCN, via the exons ATGAATTGTGTGTATATTTTGTCTTTAATACCATTTTTACCCTCCAAATTTTCCCATTTTTATCCTTGTTTCCCACGCCGCACGTCAATTGTCACTCATTCAGCCCGATTCCGCCGGAGAACGCGTCGGAATCCGCCGGACATGGAAATCTCCGGCACCGTTCCGAGCTCGGGGTCCTCTCTCCGACTCAGCAGCGATGATGGCGATCCTCTCTTAGGTTCTCGTATCAGTAAGCTCCAAA GAGCTGGAAAAGACGATGCTTTAACAGCGGACACAGATCTAGAGGCTTCCTCCTCTGGTCGAATTGCTTCTAGAAAGCAAAAATATTGG GCAGCTGTGATTTCTGGTTTTTCTGCATTGCCGTGGCTTGTCAAACCTCTTTACGGGTTTATTAG TGATTCTGTCCCCCTCTTTGGTTATCGAAGAAGGTCATACCTAGTTTTGTCAGGGCTGCTTGGTGCACTCTCGTGGAGTTTGATGGCTACTTTTGTTGACAACAAATATAGTGCTGGTTTTTGCATACTTCTTGGATCTCTATCTGTTGCCTTCTCAGATGTT GTGCGCTTCctatcttctttatttttaatacgtG ATTCAATGGTTGTGGAGAGGGCACGTGGTGAGTCACAAAGCACCTCGGGATCTCTTCAGTCTTTATGTTGGGGTTCTTCGGCCTTTGGTGGAATTGTGAGCTCCTACTTCAGTGGATCTTTGCTGGATGCATATGGAGTAAG GTTTGTTTTTGGTGTCACATCATTGCTTCCATTGATAACATCTGTAGTTGCTGTTCTTGTAAAAGAACAACCTATGTTTGGTACAACAAGAGGGCTAAATATTCTTTTTGCTGGGCCAGAGTTTTTGGAAAGTTCAAAACAGCGCATTATTCAGCTGTGGGGTTCTGTGCGACAGCGTAGTGTTTTTCTTcccactttatttattttcttgtggCAAGCAACTCCGCAGTCTGACTCTGCTATGTTCTACTTTAC CACAAATTCTCTTGGTTTTACCCCAGAGTTTTTGGGACGTGTCAAGCTTGTTACCTCAATTGCATCTCTGCTCGGTGTTGGTCTTTATAATGGATTTCTGAAGAATGTGCCTTTAcggaaaatattttttgcaaCTACCCTTTTAGGTTCAACTCTTGGGATGACTCAG GTTTTCCTTGTTACTGGACTAAACCGTAAGTTTGGCATTAGTGATGAGTGGTTTGCAATTGGTGATTCATTAATTCTCACTGTTTTGAGTCAG GCTTCTTTCATGCCTGTTCTTGTGCTAGCAGCAAGATTATGTCCCGAAGGAATGGAGGCAACTCTTTTCGCAACTCTCATGTCTGTATCTAATGGAGGGAGTGTTGTTGGGGGATTGTTAGGGGCGGGATTGACTCAACTATTTGGAATTACCAAGGACAGATTTGATAACTTGGCAGCTTTGATAATCCTTTGCAATCTTAGCTCATTATTGCCTCTGCCTCTTCTTGGCCTTCTCCCTGGGGGCAATCCTGATGTGAATGAGGAGGACAATTCCgatattgagatgaaatgtAATTGA
- the LOC114403446 gene encoding folate-biopterin transporter 1, chloroplastic-like isoform X7, whose product MNCVYILSLIPFLPSKFSHFYPCFPRRTSIVTHSARFRRRTRRNPPDMEISGTVPSSGSSLRLSSDDGDPLLGSRIRAGKDDALTADTDLEASSSGRIASRKQKYWAAVISGFSALPWLVKPLYGFISDSVPLFGYRRRSYLVLSGLLGALSWSLMATFVDNKYSAGFCILLGSLSVAFSDVVRFLSSLFLIRDSMVVERARGESQSTSGSLQSLCWGSSAFGGIVSSYFSGSLLDAYGVRFVFGVTSLLPLITSVVAVLVKEQPMFGTTRGLNILFAGPEFLESSKQRIIQLWGSVRQRSVFLPTLFIFLWQATPQSDSAMFYFTTNSLGFTPEFLGRVKLVTSIASLLGVGLYNGFLKNVPLRKIFFATTLLGSTLGMTQVFLVTGLNRKFGISDEWFAIGDSLILTVLSQASFMPVLVLAARLCPEGMEATLFATLMSVSNGGSVVGGLLGAGLTQLFGITKDRFDNLAALIILCNLSSLLPLPLLGLLPGGNPDVNEEDNSDIEMKCN is encoded by the exons ATGAATTGTGTGTATATTTTGTCTTTAATACCATTTTTACCCTCCAAATTTTCCCATTTTTATCCTTGTTTCCCACGCCGCACGTCAATTGTCACTCATTCAGCCCGATTCCGCCGGAGAACGCGTCGGAATCCGCCGGACATGGAAATCTCCGGCACCGTTCCGAGCTCGGGGTCCTCTCTCCGACTCAGCAGCGATGATGGCGATCCTCTCTTAGGTTCTCGTATCA GAGCTGGAAAAGACGATGCTTTAACAGCGGACACAGATCTAGAGGCTTCCTCCTCTGGTCGAATTGCTTCTAGAAAGCAAAAATATTGG GCAGCTGTGATTTCTGGTTTTTCTGCATTGCCGTGGCTTGTCAAACCTCTTTACGGGTTTATTAG TGATTCTGTCCCCCTCTTTGGTTATCGAAGAAGGTCATACCTAGTTTTGTCAGGGCTGCTTGGTGCACTCTCGTGGAGTTTGATGGCTACTTTTGTTGACAACAAATATAGTGCTGGTTTTTGCATACTTCTTGGATCTCTATCTGTTGCCTTCTCAGATGTT GTGCGCTTCctatcttctttatttttaatacgtG ATTCAATGGTTGTGGAGAGGGCACGTGGTGAGTCACAAAGCACCTCGGGATCTCTTCAGTCTTTATGTTGGGGTTCTTCGGCCTTTGGTGGAATTGTGAGCTCCTACTTCAGTGGATCTTTGCTGGATGCATATGGAGTAAG GTTTGTTTTTGGTGTCACATCATTGCTTCCATTGATAACATCTGTAGTTGCTGTTCTTGTAAAAGAACAACCTATGTTTGGTACAACAAGAGGGCTAAATATTCTTTTTGCTGGGCCAGAGTTTTTGGAAAGTTCAAAACAGCGCATTATTCAGCTGTGGGGTTCTGTGCGACAGCGTAGTGTTTTTCTTcccactttatttattttcttgtggCAAGCAACTCCGCAGTCTGACTCTGCTATGTTCTACTTTAC CACAAATTCTCTTGGTTTTACCCCAGAGTTTTTGGGACGTGTCAAGCTTGTTACCTCAATTGCATCTCTGCTCGGTGTTGGTCTTTATAATGGATTTCTGAAGAATGTGCCTTTAcggaaaatattttttgcaaCTACCCTTTTAGGTTCAACTCTTGGGATGACTCAG GTTTTCCTTGTTACTGGACTAAACCGTAAGTTTGGCATTAGTGATGAGTGGTTTGCAATTGGTGATTCATTAATTCTCACTGTTTTGAGTCAG GCTTCTTTCATGCCTGTTCTTGTGCTAGCAGCAAGATTATGTCCCGAAGGAATGGAGGCAACTCTTTTCGCAACTCTCATGTCTGTATCTAATGGAGGGAGTGTTGTTGGGGGATTGTTAGGGGCGGGATTGACTCAACTATTTGGAATTACCAAGGACAGATTTGATAACTTGGCAGCTTTGATAATCCTTTGCAATCTTAGCTCATTATTGCCTCTGCCTCTTCTTGGCCTTCTCCCTGGGGGCAATCCTGATGTGAATGAGGAGGACAATTCCgatattgagatgaaatgtAATTGA
- the LOC114403446 gene encoding folate-biopterin transporter 1, chloroplastic-like isoform X1, which yields MNCVYILSLIPFLPSKFSHFYPCFPRRTSIVTHSARFRRRTRRNPPDMEISGTVPSSGSSLRLSSDDGDPLLGSRISKLQRAGKDDALTADTDLEASSSGRIASRKQKYWVSSIKLFGVELSPDNVAVAMVYFVQGVLGLARLAVNFYLKDDLHLDPAEAAVISGFSALPWLVKPLYGFISDSVPLFGYRRRSYLVLSGLLGALSWSLMATFVDNKYSAGFCILLGSLSVAFSDVVRFLSSLFLIRDSMVVERARGESQSTSGSLQSLCWGSSAFGGIVSSYFSGSLLDAYGVRFVFGVTSLLPLITSVVAVLVKEQPMFGTTRGLNILFAGPEFLESSKQRIIQLWGSVRQRSVFLPTLFIFLWQATPQSDSAMFYFTTNSLGFTPEFLGRVKLVTSIASLLGVGLYNGFLKNVPLRKIFFATTLLGSTLGMTQVFLVTGLNRKFGISDEWFAIGDSLILTVLSQASFMPVLVLAARLCPEGMEATLFATLMSVSNGGSVVGGLLGAGLTQLFGITKDRFDNLAALIILCNLSSLLPLPLLGLLPGGNPDVNEEDNSDIEMKCN from the exons ATGAATTGTGTGTATATTTTGTCTTTAATACCATTTTTACCCTCCAAATTTTCCCATTTTTATCCTTGTTTCCCACGCCGCACGTCAATTGTCACTCATTCAGCCCGATTCCGCCGGAGAACGCGTCGGAATCCGCCGGACATGGAAATCTCCGGCACCGTTCCGAGCTCGGGGTCCTCTCTCCGACTCAGCAGCGATGATGGCGATCCTCTCTTAGGTTCTCGTATCAGTAAGCTCCAAA GAGCTGGAAAAGACGATGCTTTAACAGCGGACACAGATCTAGAGGCTTCCTCCTCTGGTCGAATTGCTTCTAGAAAGCAAAAATATTGGGTGAGCAGCATCAAATTGTTTGGGGTAGAATTATCCCCTGATAATGTTGCTGTTGCGATGGTTTATTTTGTTCAAGGTGTTTTAGGGCTTGCAAGACTGGCTGTGAACTTTTACTTAAAAGATGATTTGCATTTGGACCCTGCTGAG GCAGCTGTGATTTCTGGTTTTTCTGCATTGCCGTGGCTTGTCAAACCTCTTTACGGGTTTATTAG TGATTCTGTCCCCCTCTTTGGTTATCGAAGAAGGTCATACCTAGTTTTGTCAGGGCTGCTTGGTGCACTCTCGTGGAGTTTGATGGCTACTTTTGTTGACAACAAATATAGTGCTGGTTTTTGCATACTTCTTGGATCTCTATCTGTTGCCTTCTCAGATGTT GTGCGCTTCctatcttctttatttttaatacgtG ATTCAATGGTTGTGGAGAGGGCACGTGGTGAGTCACAAAGCACCTCGGGATCTCTTCAGTCTTTATGTTGGGGTTCTTCGGCCTTTGGTGGAATTGTGAGCTCCTACTTCAGTGGATCTTTGCTGGATGCATATGGAGTAAG GTTTGTTTTTGGTGTCACATCATTGCTTCCATTGATAACATCTGTAGTTGCTGTTCTTGTAAAAGAACAACCTATGTTTGGTACAACAAGAGGGCTAAATATTCTTTTTGCTGGGCCAGAGTTTTTGGAAAGTTCAAAACAGCGCATTATTCAGCTGTGGGGTTCTGTGCGACAGCGTAGTGTTTTTCTTcccactttatttattttcttgtggCAAGCAACTCCGCAGTCTGACTCTGCTATGTTCTACTTTAC CACAAATTCTCTTGGTTTTACCCCAGAGTTTTTGGGACGTGTCAAGCTTGTTACCTCAATTGCATCTCTGCTCGGTGTTGGTCTTTATAATGGATTTCTGAAGAATGTGCCTTTAcggaaaatattttttgcaaCTACCCTTTTAGGTTCAACTCTTGGGATGACTCAG GTTTTCCTTGTTACTGGACTAAACCGTAAGTTTGGCATTAGTGATGAGTGGTTTGCAATTGGTGATTCATTAATTCTCACTGTTTTGAGTCAG GCTTCTTTCATGCCTGTTCTTGTGCTAGCAGCAAGATTATGTCCCGAAGGAATGGAGGCAACTCTTTTCGCAACTCTCATGTCTGTATCTAATGGAGGGAGTGTTGTTGGGGGATTGTTAGGGGCGGGATTGACTCAACTATTTGGAATTACCAAGGACAGATTTGATAACTTGGCAGCTTTGATAATCCTTTGCAATCTTAGCTCATTATTGCCTCTGCCTCTTCTTGGCCTTCTCCCTGGGGGCAATCCTGATGTGAATGAGGAGGACAATTCCgatattgagatgaaatgtAATTGA
- the LOC114403446 gene encoding folate-biopterin transporter 1, chloroplastic-like isoform X3, protein MNCVYILSLIPFLPSKFSHFYPCFPRRTSIVTHSARFRRRTRRNPPDMEISGTVPSSGSSLRLSSDDGDPLLGSRIRAGKDDALTADTDLEASSSGRIASRKQKYWVSSIKLFGVELSPDNVAVAMVYFVQGVLGLARLAVNFYLKDDLHLDPAEAAVISGFSALPWLVKPLYGFISDSVPLFGYRRRSYLVLSGLLGALSWSLMATFVDNKYSAGFCILLGSLSVAFSDVVRFLSSLFLIRDSMVVERARGESQSTSGSLQSLCWGSSAFGGIVSSYFSGSLLDAYGVRFVFGVTSLLPLITSVVAVLVKEQPMFGTTRGLNILFAGPEFLESSKQRIIQLWGSVRQRSVFLPTLFIFLWQATPQSDSAMFYFTTNSLGFTPEFLGRVKLVTSIASLLGVGLYNGFLKNVPLRKIFFATTLLGSTLGMTQVFLVTGLNRKFGISDEWFAIGDSLILTVLSQASFMPVLVLAARLCPEGMEATLFATLMSVSNGGSVVGGLLGAGLTQLFGITKDRFDNLAALIILCNLSSLLPLPLLGLLPGGNPDVNEEDNSDIEMKCN, encoded by the exons ATGAATTGTGTGTATATTTTGTCTTTAATACCATTTTTACCCTCCAAATTTTCCCATTTTTATCCTTGTTTCCCACGCCGCACGTCAATTGTCACTCATTCAGCCCGATTCCGCCGGAGAACGCGTCGGAATCCGCCGGACATGGAAATCTCCGGCACCGTTCCGAGCTCGGGGTCCTCTCTCCGACTCAGCAGCGATGATGGCGATCCTCTCTTAGGTTCTCGTATCA GAGCTGGAAAAGACGATGCTTTAACAGCGGACACAGATCTAGAGGCTTCCTCCTCTGGTCGAATTGCTTCTAGAAAGCAAAAATATTGGGTGAGCAGCATCAAATTGTTTGGGGTAGAATTATCCCCTGATAATGTTGCTGTTGCGATGGTTTATTTTGTTCAAGGTGTTTTAGGGCTTGCAAGACTGGCTGTGAACTTTTACTTAAAAGATGATTTGCATTTGGACCCTGCTGAG GCAGCTGTGATTTCTGGTTTTTCTGCATTGCCGTGGCTTGTCAAACCTCTTTACGGGTTTATTAG TGATTCTGTCCCCCTCTTTGGTTATCGAAGAAGGTCATACCTAGTTTTGTCAGGGCTGCTTGGTGCACTCTCGTGGAGTTTGATGGCTACTTTTGTTGACAACAAATATAGTGCTGGTTTTTGCATACTTCTTGGATCTCTATCTGTTGCCTTCTCAGATGTT GTGCGCTTCctatcttctttatttttaatacgtG ATTCAATGGTTGTGGAGAGGGCACGTGGTGAGTCACAAAGCACCTCGGGATCTCTTCAGTCTTTATGTTGGGGTTCTTCGGCCTTTGGTGGAATTGTGAGCTCCTACTTCAGTGGATCTTTGCTGGATGCATATGGAGTAAG GTTTGTTTTTGGTGTCACATCATTGCTTCCATTGATAACATCTGTAGTTGCTGTTCTTGTAAAAGAACAACCTATGTTTGGTACAACAAGAGGGCTAAATATTCTTTTTGCTGGGCCAGAGTTTTTGGAAAGTTCAAAACAGCGCATTATTCAGCTGTGGGGTTCTGTGCGACAGCGTAGTGTTTTTCTTcccactttatttattttcttgtggCAAGCAACTCCGCAGTCTGACTCTGCTATGTTCTACTTTAC CACAAATTCTCTTGGTTTTACCCCAGAGTTTTTGGGACGTGTCAAGCTTGTTACCTCAATTGCATCTCTGCTCGGTGTTGGTCTTTATAATGGATTTCTGAAGAATGTGCCTTTAcggaaaatattttttgcaaCTACCCTTTTAGGTTCAACTCTTGGGATGACTCAG GTTTTCCTTGTTACTGGACTAAACCGTAAGTTTGGCATTAGTGATGAGTGGTTTGCAATTGGTGATTCATTAATTCTCACTGTTTTGAGTCAG GCTTCTTTCATGCCTGTTCTTGTGCTAGCAGCAAGATTATGTCCCGAAGGAATGGAGGCAACTCTTTTCGCAACTCTCATGTCTGTATCTAATGGAGGGAGTGTTGTTGGGGGATTGTTAGGGGCGGGATTGACTCAACTATTTGGAATTACCAAGGACAGATTTGATAACTTGGCAGCTTTGATAATCCTTTGCAATCTTAGCTCATTATTGCCTCTGCCTCTTCTTGGCCTTCTCCCTGGGGGCAATCCTGATGTGAATGAGGAGGACAATTCCgatattgagatgaaatgtAATTGA